From Tripterygium wilfordii isolate XIE 37 chromosome 16, ASM1340144v1, whole genome shotgun sequence, one genomic window encodes:
- the LOC119980518 gene encoding protein SAMBA-like gives MTSNTSPAHSSISTTAVVGGGSTSNAALEDFHFPSDLISIQDRKDEALLVLKSDLMAALNREVKSLDEDNWMFEGPRSRIHLISRPGMFLHRKMEMAKNQNSAQPK, from the exons atGACTAGTAATACATCACCGGCTCATTCGTCAATTTCAACGACGGCGGTGGTCGGAGGTGGCAGCACCAGCAATGCCGCTCTCGAAGATTTCCATTTCCCCTCCGATCTCATCTCCATCCAAGATCGCAAAGACGAGGCACTCCTAG TTCTTAAATCTGATTTGATGGCTGCACTAAACAGAGAGGTTAAATCTTTGGATGAAGATAACTGGATGTTTGAAGGGCCCCGTTCCCGTATCCACCTTATTTCCAGACCAG GTATGTTTCTGCACAGGAAGATGGAAATGGCCAAGAATCAGAATTCGGCACAACCAAAATGA
- the LOC119981080 gene encoding heat shock factor protein HSF8-like: protein MDGGNKVGGGGRDASTSGSGGSQGVPATPTPIGSANAPPPFLSKTYDMVDDPATDSIVSWSPTNNSFVVWNPPEFARDLLPKYFKHNNFSSFVRQLNTYGFRKVDPDRWEFANEGFLRGQKHLLRSISRRKPTHGHGNQQQPQSHGQNSSVGAFVEVGKFGIEEEVERLKRDKNVLMQELVRLRQQQQATDVQLQTMVQRFQGMEQRQQQMMSFLAKAVQSPGFLAQFVQQQNESNRRVTEGNKKRRLKQDGLAESEHSAADGQIVKYQPSMSEAAKAMLRQLMKVDSSSRLESYNNNIDDFMIVDGSSSSSGVDCGSSSNRVSGVTLQEVPPTSGQASYMPSFTGISGQDPTAAISEIQSSPQAVTSEKVATSRLPDVGVLVGTQGAPSSIPQTDVIMPELSQIPEMVPESMVDIPGESYMGPGTDNSGFLEPSSLGENEIDGISFDPDIDALLESSGFWDDFLRSPIPEDIEAISFDGKTNGNDVQPKKNVWDKSQHMDQLTEQMGMLTPDTKKA, encoded by the exons ATGGACGGAGGGAATAAAGTTGGTGGCGGAGGCAGGGATGCGTCGACGAGTGGCAGTGGAGGGTCTCAAGGGGTACCGGCGACGCCGACGCCGATTGGGAGCGCCAATGCTCCACCGCCTTTTCTGAGTAAGACTTATGACATGGTAGATGACCCTGCGACAGACTCGATAGTGTCATGGAGCCCTACCAATAACAGCTTCGTGGTGTGGAATCCGCCCGAGTTCGCCCGGGACCTCCTTCCCAAGTACTTCAAACATAACAACTTCTCCAGCTTTGTCCGCCAGCTCAACACTTAC GGGTTTCGGAAGGTTGATCCTGATCGCTGGGAATTTGCAAATGAGGGATTTTTGAGAGGTCAAAAACACCTGCTTAGGAGTATAAGTCGGCGAAAACCTACACATGGACATGGCAATCAACAGCAACCGCAATCACATGGACAGAACTCTTCTGTTGGTGCCTTTGTTGAGGTTGGGAAATTTGGGATTGAGGAAGAGGTAGAGAGGCTTAAGAGGGATAAGAATGTGCTTATGCAGGAGCTTGTTCGATtgaggcagcagcagcaggctACCGATGTCCAGCTGCAAACCATGGTTCAACGTTTTCAGGGAATGGAGCAGCGACAACAACAGATGATGTCATTTCTGGCAAAGGCCGTGCAGAGTCCTGGCTTCTTGGCGCAGTTTGTACAGCAGCAAAATGAAAGTAATAGGCGTGTAACTGAAGGCAACAAAAAACGAAGGCTCAAGCAGGATGGCCTTGCTGAGAGTGAGCACTCTGCTGCTGATGGACAAATTGTTAAGTATCAACCTTCAATGAGTGAGGCGGCGAAAGCAATGCTCAGGCAGCTCATGAAAGTTGATTCTTCTTCCAGGCTGGAATCGTACAACAACAATATTGATGACTTCATGATTGTGGACGGTTCATCATCATCCAGTGGTGTAGACTGTGGGAGCTCTTCAAATCGTGTGTCTGGAGTGACTCTGCAGGAGGTGCCTCCAACCTCGGGCCAAGCATCATATATGCCATCTTTTACTGGAATCTCAGGGCAGGACCCAACAGCTGCCATATCTGAAATACAATCTTCTCCACAAGCTGTGACTTCTGAGAAGGTTGCAACATCTCGGTTGCCCGATGTGGGCGTGCTGGTTGGAACACAAGGTGCGCCTTCCTCGATTCCCCAGACAGATGTAATCATGCCTGAGCTCTCTCAAATACCAGAAATGGTACCAGAGAGTATGGTAGATATTCCTGGGGAAAGTTACATGGGACCTGGGACTGACAATTCTGGATTTTTGGAGCCGTCTTCGCTGGGAGAGAATGAAATTGATGGCATTAGTTTCGATCCAGATATTGATGCCTTACTGGAGAGTTCTGGCTTCTGGGACGACTTTTTGCGTAGCCCTATACCTGAGGACATTGAAGCAATCTCGTTTGATGGTAAAACCAATGGAAATGATGTGCAGCCAAAGAAGAATGTATGGGACAAATCTCAGCATATGGATCAGCTTACGGAACAAATGGGGATGCTCACTCCAGACACCAAAAAGGCTTGA